The window TCAGGTAGCCTGTGTTTGTGTTGGCGGAAGCATCAATGGTTGTGAAAAGGTCCTCACCTATCAAAGAAGATCCGTTAGGTAGCACTATCCCTGCGCCATTGTAAATGTAGGTTCCGTGAGGGAAGTAAAGCCGCCGGAAATTGGTGATAAAGCTTGATTCGGTAAGCGCTGCGCAGGCTGCATCGATTGCCGCCGTATCATCAGTCACGCCATCTCCCTTTGCACCCCAATCTTTGACGTTAACGTAGTCTGTGTTCAGATCATGCTGCGTTCTTGCAACGGTATCGGAATAAGGCTGCTTTACCGCGATCAGCGCATCACCTTTACCATCTTCACTACTGGCAAGATCAATAAGAACGTCACTTGCGGTATCCTGCCCCCAGGGTTTATAAAACAAAATATTGCTCCTACTTCAAACGTAAGCGTCTCATTTAAACCGTCTGGTCTGTTTCCTCCGGCTCCACAAAAATAATGTCCATCATTTTTAGTGGACACTATCGTATGGAATACCGGACCTGGATTACTGAAGCTTTACGCCTTCACTTCGAAGAACATTTACCTCGGGTTGTGGCCGGACGTCGCCTGGGTGTACCAAAATCAACAGTTTGTAGTATGTTCGTGCGCTTTCGGAGAGCTGGCCTTTCGTGGCCTTTGCCCGCAGGCATGTCGGAGCAGGAACTTGATGCCTGCCTTTACGGACAATTTTCCACGGTACCAGTCGTACGTCCTGAAAGCACCGTTATATCCGAAACCCCCGTGGTAAAAAAACGTCCCCGGCGGCCCAACTTCCCTTATGAGTTTAAAATCGCCTTAGTGGAGCAGTCACTGCAGCCCGGAGCCTGTGTGGCGCAGATCGCCCGGGAAAACGGAATCAACGATAACCTGCTCTTCAACTGGCGCCATCAATACCGGAAAGGTGGCCTGCTGCCTTCCGGAAAAAATATGCCGGCACTGCTTCCCGTGACGTTAACGCCGGAGCCGGATAATAAAATCCCGGCCCCCGCACAGGAACCAGAGCAGATAAATACACCGTCCGACAGTCTGTGTTGTGAGCTGGTTCTGCCGGCCGGAACTCTCAGGCTTAAAGGTAAACTGACGCCGGCGTTATTACAGACACTTATCCGCGAAATAAAAGGGAGCAGCCACTGATGATATCTCTCCCTGCAGGTTCGCGTATCTGGCTGGTTGCAGGTATCACCGATATGCGAAATGGCTTTAACGGCCTGGCATCAAAAGTTCAGAACGTCCTGAAGGATGACCCGTTCTCCGGACACCTGTTCATCTTCCGCGGACGCCGGGGTGACCAGATAAAAGTGTTGTGGGCTGACAGTGACGGACTGTGCCTCTTCACCAAACGCCTGGAGCGGGGCCGCTTCATCTGGCCAGTCACCCGTGACGGCAAGGTGCACCTTACTCCGGCTCAGTTATCCATGCTTCTTGAAGGTATCAACTGGAAGCACCCGAAACGAACGGAACGCGCTGGAATCCGCATATAACCCGTTGTAAAGTGAGGATATGG is drawn from Citrobacter rodentium NBRC 105723 = DSM 16636 and contains these coding sequences:
- the tnpA gene encoding IS66-like element accessory protein TnpA codes for the protein MSIIFSGHYRMEYRTWITEALRLHFEEHLPRVVAGRRLGVPKSTVCSMFVRFRRAGLSWPLPAGMSEQELDACLYGQFSTVPVVRPESTVISETPVVKKRPRRPNFPYEFKIALVEQSLQPGACVAQIARENGINDNLLFNWRHQYRKGGLLPSGKNMPALLPVTLTPEPDNKIPAPAQEPEQINTPSDSLCCELVLPAGTLRLKGKLTPALLQTLIREIKGSSH
- the tnpB gene encoding IS66 family insertion sequence element accessory protein TnpB (TnpB, as the term is used for proteins encoded by IS66 family insertion elements, is considered an accessory protein, since TnpC, encoded by a neighboring gene, is a DDE family transposase.), which translates into the protein MISLPAGSRIWLVAGITDMRNGFNGLASKVQNVLKDDPFSGHLFIFRGRRGDQIKVLWADSDGLCLFTKRLERGRFIWPVTRDGKVHLTPAQLSMLLEGINWKHPKRTERAGIRI